The Acipenser ruthenus chromosome 27, fAciRut3.2 maternal haplotype, whole genome shotgun sequence genome includes a window with the following:
- the LOC131701822 gene encoding tumor necrosis factor receptor superfamily member 14-like, giving the protein MLSSFLMILFFVNIKTAVRSCAPSEFFVDGQCCFMCSPGSSVFRACTQDSITSCIPCTRGTYTEEPNGLLKCFPCKNCDQAVGLAVLHKCQLQKNTICGPLNGYFCSGKARDGGCDKGQKHTVCRAGERVKSQGSAESDTRCEGCPEGTFSTKDMSLNCTPWTDCALNGKVKHTEGSSTADVQCQKTSVGLIVGLTVGLLCVCLVAGVFIYLKNKGTFSRNQSSETGDKETEGPDLPIQESMLPASNNANHRLKAAVTPCLQPSLTSKR; this is encoded by the exons ATGATTCTATTCTTTGTAAACATTAAAACTGCCGTTCGCTCATGTGCTCCTTCTGAATTCTTTGTGGATGGACAGTGTTGCTTCATGTGCAGTCCAG gcTCTTCTGTATTCAGGGCATGCACACAGGACAGCATTACAAGCTGCATACCGTGTACACGCGGTACCTATACTGAAGAACCCAATGGATTACTTAAATGCTTTCCCTGCAAAAACTGCGATCAAG CTGTGGGCCTCGCTGTTCTTCATAAATGTCAACTTCAAAAAAACACCATTTGTGGCCCTTTGAATGGATATTTCTGTTCTGGAAAAGCAAGGGATGGTGGCTGTGATAAGGGTCAAAAACATACAGTCtgtagagcaggagagagagtCAAGTCACAAG GGTCTGCTGAATCTGATACAAGATGTGAAGGCTGCCCCGAAGGAACATTCTCAACAAAAGACATGTCATTAAACTGCACCCCATGGACAGA TTGTGCATTAAATGGCAAAGTGAAGCATACAGAGGGGAGTTCAACAGCAGATGTGCAGTGTCAGAAGACGTCTGTTGGTTTAATAGTTGGATTAACagttggattgttatgtgtttgTCTTGTTGCTGGAGTCTTCATCTATTTGAAGAATAAAG GTACATTTTCACGTAAT caatCCTCTGAAACAGGAGATAAAGAGACAGAAGGACCTGATTTACCAATACAGGAATCAATGCTTCCAGCATCAAATAATGCAAACCACAG